The DNA sequence ATCCTGCGCTGGGACGACTGGGCCGCCTCCGCGGTCGCCGCGCCCCTCGTTCCCGGCCACGAGTTCTACGGCGAGGTCGTCGAGGTCGGCTCGCTCGTCCACGACGTGGAGGTCGGCGACAGGGTCTCCGGCGAGGGCCACATCGTCTGCGGCACCTGCCGCAACTGCCGCGCCGGCCGCCGCCAGATGTGCATCCGCACGCAGGGCGTGGGCGTGCAGCGCGACGGCGCGTTCGCCGAGTACCTCGTCCTCCCCGCGACGAACGTGTGGGTGCACCACAACGGCATCGAGCCGGAGGTCGGCGCCCTGTTCGACCCGCTCGGCAACGCCGTGCATACCGCGCTGGCGTTCCCGGTCGTCGGGGAGGACGTGCTGGTCACCGGCTGCGGCCCGATCGGGCTGATGGCCATCGCCGTCGCCCGCCACGTCGGCGCCCGTTTCATCGTCGGCACCGACGTCAGCGCGCAGCGCCTGGAGCTGGCCACGGGCATGGGCGCGGACTTCACCGTCGACGTCTCGAAGCACGACATCCGGGAGGCCCAGCGGGCGCTCGGGATGCGCGAGGGCTTCGACGTCGGCTTCGAGATGAGCGGCGCCCCCACCGCGCTGCCCTCGATGATCGAGAACATGAACCACGGTGGCCGGATCGCCATGCTCGGCCTCCCCTCGCAGCAGATCGCGATCGACTGGGGCATCGTCGTGACCCACATGCTCACGCTGAAGGGCATCTACGGCCGCGAGATGTTCGAGACCTGGAACGCGATGGGCGCGATGCTGCAGACGTCGAAGCCCCTGCACGACTCCATCGCCTCGATCGTGTCCGACCGGTTCCCCGCCCGCGACTGGGAGAAGGGGTTCGCCGCTGCGGCCGCGGCCGGCGGCGGCAAGGTCATCCTCGACTGGACGGAGGTCTGATGTACGGGACGTTTCGCGACCACCTGGCGGCGCAGCTGGCGGAGATCGAGGAGGCCGGGCTCACCAAGCGCGAGCGCAGCATCCACGGTCCGCAGGCCGCGCTGATCACCGCGGACGGCGCCGAGGTGCTGAACTTCTGCGCCAACAACTACCTCGGCCTCGCCGACCATCCCGCCCTCCGCGACGCGGCGAAGTCCGCGCTCGACGAGTGGGGCTACGGGATGGCGAGCGTGCGCTTCATCTGCGGGACGCAGGAGCAGCACCTCGAACTGGAGCGCCGCGTCTCGGCGTTCCTCGGCACCGAGGCGACCATCCTGTTCTCGTCGTGCTTCGACGCCAACGGCGGCGTTTTCGAGACCCTGTTCTCGGCGGAGGACGCGATCGTCTCCGACGAGCTCAACCACGCCTCGATCATCGACGGAATCCGGCTGTCGAAGGCGCAGCGGTTCCGCTACAAGAACCGCGACATGGACGACCTCCGCGCCCAGCTCACGGCGGCGAAGGACGCCGGCGCGCGGTACACGGTCATCGTCACCGACGGCGTGTTCTCGATGGACGGCTACATCGCCCCGCTCCGCGAGATCTGCGACCTGGCCGACGAGTTCGGCGCCCTGGTCTTCGTGGACGACTCGCACGCCGTCGGCTTCGTCGGCGAGCACGGCCGCGGCACGCCGGAGTTCTGCGGCGTCGCCGACCGCGTCGACATCTACACCGGCACCTTCGGCAAGGCGCTCGGCGGCGCGTCGGGAGGCTACGTCTCCTCGCGCCAGGAGGTCGTCGACCTGCTGCGCCAGCGCGCCCGCCCCTACCTGTTCTCGAACACGCTCGCGCCGTCGATCGTCGCCGGCACGCTGGCCGCGCTCGACCTGCTGGAGCAGTCGGACGACCTGCGCGCGCAGCTCGTGGGCAACGCGGTGCTGTTCCGCGAGCTGATGACGGAGGCCGGCTTCGACCTCCTGCCCGGCCAGCACCCGATCGTGCCCGTCATGTTCGGCGACGCCGCGCTCACCGCGCGGATCGCGGACGAGATGCAGAAGCACGGTGTCTACGTCACCGCGTTCTCGTTCCCGGTGGTGCCGCGCGGCAAGGCGCGCATCCGCGTGCAGCTCTCGGCGGCGCACACCGACGAGGAGATCCACCGCTGCGTCGACGCGTTCACTGCTGCCCGGGACGCGGTCGCGGGCTGACGTTTCGTGCCGAATGTCGCGTTACGCAGCGCGTAACGCGACATTCAGCACGAATCGCGGTGCTGACATTCGTCACGAATCGCTCGAATAGCGGCGCGTAACGCGACATTCGTCACGAATCGCGGCTGCTGACGGGGCCCGGTCAGACAGCGTCGACCCGGAGTCGGCGCCCGCGACGGAAGAACAGCAGCAGCTGCGCGCCCAGGAACACCGCGAGCACGCTGAGGTCGGCCATCGCCACCGTGCCCGCCACGGCCGCCGCCTGCGTCAGGCCGCACGCGCGCGCGTCCTGGTCGGGGGAGCACAGGAAGCGGTCGGCCTGCGCCGGCACCGCTCCGGACGTCACCCAGCCGCCGATGAGCTGGTTGTAAGCGGTCTTCAGCCCGGGCTCGAGCGTCTGGGTGTGGGTGGCGTCGGGGACGGCCCAGTAGGTCACCTTCCACCCCGCGTTCTCCGCGGCGGTGGCGGTCGCCTCGACCTGCGGACGGAAGTGCGTGTCGAGCGCGCCGGCGATGAAGATGCCCGTCATTTTCTCTGGATAGGTGGTGGAGGCCAGGATGTTCTTCGGCCAGGTGGCCTCGAAGGCGGGCAGGCTGCCGCCGTAGTAGGTGTCGCGCGTGTAGTTAGGCCGGTGCTCGCCGGGCTTGTCCGGCCCGGAGATGGAGACGACGTTCGCCCAGACGTCCGGGTGCTTCGCGCCGAGGAAGGCCGCGCACTCGCCGCCGTGCGAGTAGCCCGCGATCGCCCAGTCCGCCCGGTCGCTGCTCGCCGGGAGGTTGCCGCGGATCCAGGCGGGGACGTCCTTCGACAGGTAGGTGTCCAGCTTGCCCGCGCTGGTGTCGCTGCACGGCGGGTTGGCCTTGACGTTGCCGAGCTGGTCCACGACCAGGACGAACGGCGCGTCGTCCAGCCGCTCGGCGCCGAGGCCGTGGAGGGCGTCGAGCGTCGCGCCCAGGGTCGGGTTCCCCGGCTGGCCCATCATCATCTCGACCACGGGACGCGTGCTGGACGGGTCCCGCAGCCAGCCCGGCGGCACGAACAGGTGCGCGTCGCGCGCCGAGAACCCGGAGGCCGTCGGCGGGATGCGGACGGTGAGCTGCGCGCCGTTGGTCAGCGTCTGCTCCGTGACCGGGACGGCCTTGCCCGCGACGGTCGCCGTCGCCAGGGTCGGGGCGACCGTGAGTGCTCCGGCGGCGACGCCGGCCAGCGCGGTGACGGCCGTCAGTGCGATCGAGAGGACCCGGAGGCCGCCCGCCGACTGCAGCGCGTCGCCGAGCGCCAGGGGGATCGCGAGGGAGGCCAGCGCGATCGCGAACCAGCCGATCCCGCCCAGGTCGGGCCGCGGCGCGAAGAGGCACCAGGCCAGGATGAAGACCAGTCCGACGACCTGGCCGAGGATCACGATGCGCACCGTCGCCCCGGCGCGGAACCGCCATCCGCGCGCGGCGAAGCGCACCGCCGGATAGGCGGCGAGCAGCCCGAGAGCGAGCGTCAGCCAGGCGAGAGTCCCCACGGGATCCAGCCTAAGTGCCCGATCCGGCCGTTCCGACCGGTGAGCGCCCCTTAACCGGGGGCCGCTCGAGCAGGGGGTGAGGCCGACTTCAGCGGGTCGGCGCCGCCGACGACTCCCGCGCCTCCAGGCGGATCGGCGGGGCCTCGAGCAGCTCGACGCGCTCACCCGCTCGCATGCGGGCGAAGGCGTCCAGGAGGGTGCCGGCGAGCGCGTCCGCGTCGAAGGTGACCGTGCTCAGCCGGGGAAGGAAGTCGGCCGCGCCCGGGTGGTCGTCGGCGCCGACGACGGACAGGTCCGCCGGCGCGCGGAGGCCGGCGTCGGCGAGGGCGCGGATCGCCGCCATGGCGAGGCCGTCGTCGGAGGCCGCGATGGCGGTGGGGGCGTGCGGGTCGTAGCGGAGGCCGTGCGCCCAGTCGCGCAGCGTGCGCGCGGAGGCCGCAGCGTGGGTGACGTCCAGGCGCACCCCGAGCAGCGTCGCCGTCTCCCGGGCTCCCGCGAGCCGCTCGGCCGCGGCGGGGCCCGGTGTCGCCGGCGCGAGGTAGACGATGTGCTCGTGGCCGAGCGCCGCGAGGTGCTCGACCGCGAGGCCGCCGAACGGCCGCTGCGGGATGACGAGCGACGGCGCGTAGTCGACGGCCGTCGTGCCGTGGACGACGAGGGCGCGCACGCCGGCGAGGCGCAGCACCTCCGTGGCCTCCGCGTCGCAGCGGGCGGCCTCGGCGAGCACGGCCTCCGGGCGGAGCTTGGCCCAGAGCTGGCCGGCCTCGGCGCCGGTCGCCGCGGTGTCGGCGTGCCGGAGGGCGTCGATGCCGTCGTCCACCGTGCGGGCGAGCAGCGCGTCGAGCGCCCGGGCGACCGTTGCGCCGTGGTCGTTCGCCGAGGACGCGACCAGGAGCCCGGCGACGGCCTCGCCACTGGCGAGGGAACGTGCGGCGGTGTTGGGCGTGTAGCCCAGCAGGCGCGCGGCCTCCAGGACGCGGTGCCTGGTGTCGTCGGAGACGCGCGAGTTCGGCTTGTCGTTGAGGACGAACGACACGGTCGCGCGCGAGACGCCCGCCGCGAGCGCGACGTCGGCGCTCGTCGGGGCTTTGACGACCTGGGGCGTGAACATGGTGTGCTCAGTCTAGGTCTCGGCGATGGATTTGCTTACCCGCGTCAGCAAAACCGACCGATGGCTTGTATTCGGGGAGACCGGTGGCGTATGGTTACGCGTGTTAGCACGCAACGTCGCCTGCTCTGAAAGGACAATCCCCCGTGACAACGCCGTCTGATGACTTCCCCGAGGGCCCCCGCCCGGTCCAGCCCACCCTCCCCCCGAACCTCTCCGGCGCGCCCGACAGCGTGGCGCTCGGCTCGACGCTGACCACCGCCGACTCGGCGTTCTCGGCCGCCCCTACCTCCGCGGTGTCCGCCCAGGCCCCGCAGAAGGTCAAGGTGCGCGGCAAGCTGCTGAAGCTGATGCTGTGGATGGCGTTGGCGAACATCGCCGTCTTCGGCATCTGGGGTGCCGTCCCCGGCCTGCTCCTCCCGACGCAGATCACCAACATCGTGGGCAAGGACGCGAGCGTCGGAGCGTTCGGCCTCATCGCGACGATCGGCGCCTTCGCCGCCATGGTCGCGCAACCCATCGCCGGCCTGGTCTCGGACCGCACGCGCAGCCGCTTCGGCCGCCGTGCGCCGTGGATGGTCGCCGGGGGTCTGCTCGGCGGGCTCTCGCTCATCTTCATGGGCGCGTCGAACGGCATCGTCCAGCTCGGCATCGCCTGGGTCATGGTCCAGGTCTGCTACAACTTCGCCCAGGGCCCGCTGTCCGCGATCCTCCCCGACCGCGTCCCGAGCGGAGCCCGTGGCACCTTCTCGTCGCTGTCCGGCCTCGGCCTCATGGTCGGCGCGCTCGGCGGCAGCATCGCGGGCGCGATGTTCCTCTCGAACATCTCCACCGGCTACCTGGTCTTCGCCGGCTTCGCGTTGATCGTCCTCGTGCTCTTCGTCGTCTTCAACCCGGACCGCTCCAACAAGGCCGAGCCGAAGCCCCCGTTCAGCCTGGGCGCGTTCCTCCGGACGTTCTGGGTCAACCCGGTCAAGCACCCCGACTTCTTCTGGGGCTTCACCGGCCGTCTCCTGCTCTACGCGGGCTACTTCATGGTCACCGGCTACCAGCTCTTCATCCTGCGCGACTACGTCGGGCTCGGCGCGAAGGCCGGCGCGTTCGTCCCGGTGCTCAGCCTGATCAGCATGGCCGGCACGATCATCACCACGCTCATCGGCGGACCGCTCTCCGACAAGCTCGGCCGACGGAAGGTCGTCGTCATCGTCGCCGGCTCCGTCATGGCGGTCTCGATGTTGTTCCCGCTGATCTTCCCGTCCCTCGTCGGCATGATGCTGTTCTCCTTCGTCGCCGGCCTCGGCTTCGGCGCCTTCCAGGCCGTCGACACCGCGCTGATGAGCGAGGTGCTGCCCTCCAAGGACGACTTCGCCAAGGATCTCGGCGTGCTCAACATCGCCGCCACGCTTCCCCAGACGCTCGCTCCCGGCATCGCGAGCATCGTCATCCTCTCGCTCGGCGGCTACGCCGCCCTGTTCCCGATCGGCATCGTGATCGCGCTCCTCGGCGCCTTCGCTGTCCTCCCGATCAAGTCCGTCCGCTAGGAGCACCACCGTCATGACCGACACCACCACCGCCACCGACGTGGCCGACGAGTTCCTCGACGGCCTGCTCGGCTCCCTCACCCTGGAGCAGAAGGTCCGCCTCCTCACCGGCGCGTCCTTCTGGACTCTGCATGACGAGCCGCAGGTCGGCCTGGAGACCATCGTGGTCTCCGATGGCCCGGCCGGCGTGCGCGGCCAGCTCTGGGACGAGCGCGACTCGTCCGCCAGCCTGCCGTCGCCGACCTCCCTCGCCGCGTCGTGGGACGTCGAGCGGGTGCACCGGCTCGGCCAGCTGATCGCGGCGGAGGCGCGCCGCAAGGGCGTCGGCGTCGCGCTCGGCCCGACCGTCAACATCCAGCGCTCGCCGCGCGGCGGCCGCCACTTCGAGGCGTACAGCGAGGACCCGTGGCTCTCCGGAGTCGTCGGCACGGCCTTCGTCAAGGGTGTCCAGTCCTGCGGCGTCGGCGCCACGCCCAAGCACTACGTGGCGAACGACAGCGAGACCGACCGCATGACCGTCGACGTGCAGGTGGACGAGCGGACCTTGCGCGAGGTCTACCTCGCCCCGTTCGAGCGCATGGTCGTGGAGGGCGGCGCCTGGCTGGTGATGTCCTCCTACAACTCGGTCAACGGCGTGACGATGACCGAGAACGACCTCCTGCGCGCGCCGCTGAAGGAGGAGTGGGGCTTCGACGGCGTCGTGGTCTCCGACTGGATGGGCGTGCGCGACACCGTCGCCGCCGGCGGCTCGGCCCAGGACCTGGCGATGCCCGGCCCGGACGGCGTCTGGGGCGACGCGCTGGTGCAGGCCGTGCAGGCCGGCCAGGTCGACGAGGCCGCCATCGACGAGAAGGTGCGCCGCATCCTCCGCCTCGCTGGCCGCCTCGGCGCGCTCGACGGTGTGGAGGCCGCGACGCCGCTCGCCGAGCCCTGGCCGCAGGAGCGCATCGACGCCCTGCTGCGGGAGGCCGCGGCCGACGGCATGGTGCTTGTCCGGAACGAGGGTGTGCTGCCGCTCGACCCCGCCGCGGCCCCGACCGTCGCCGTCGTGGGCGAGCACGCCCGCGTCGCCCGCACCCAGGGCGGCGGCTCGGCGACTGTGTTCCCGGACCACGTCGTCACCCCGTTCGACGGCCTCGTGGAGGCGTACGGCGCCGAGCGCGTCCGCTACGCCGCCGGTGTGAAGTCGTCGGAGTCGGTCCTCCCGATCGACGCGCGCGTGGCCACCGACCCGGTGACCGGCGAGCCGGGCGTGCACGTCCGCTTCCTCGCGGAGGACAGCGCCGTGCTGCTGGACGAGCACCGCGCCTCCGGCAAGCTGGTCTGGCTGGGCGACCCGATCCTCGGCGAGACCGCCGTGGTGGAGGCCACCGCCGAGTTCACCGCACCGGAGGACGGCGAGTACTCGGTCGGCTTCGCGGGCCTCGGCCTGTTCCGCTTCGAGGTGGACGGCGAGCTGAAGAGCGACGGCCTGTTCTTCCCCGAGGGCACCGACCCGTTCATGGCGTTCCTCAACCCGCCGAAGCAGTCGTTCCCCGTCGACCTGAAGGCCGGCCAGAGCGTCTCGCTGCGGCTGGAGCACCGCCCGCAGCAGCAGGCGGGCCTCGCGGCCGTCATGTTCACCTTCGGCTACGAGGAGCCCTTCTCCGACCCCGAGGCCGAGCTGACCCGCGCCGTCGAACTGGCCGCGGCCTCCGACGTCGCCGTGGTCGTCGTCGGCACGACCGAGACCCTGGAGTCGGAGGGCTTCGACCGCACGGGACTCCGCCTCCCGGACGGCCAGGACGAGCTCGTCCGCCGGGTGCTCGCGGTCAACCCGCGCACCGTGGTGGTCGTGAACTCCGGCGGCCCGGTCATCCTGCCGTGGCTGGAGGAGGCCCCGGCCGTGCTGCTCACCTGGTTCCCGGGCCAGGAGACCGGCGGCGCGCTCGCCGACGTGCTCTCCGGCGCCCGCGAGCCCGGCGGCCGCATCCCGACCACCTGGGCGGCGGACGAGGAGGACGTGCCGGTCTGGCAGGTCGAGCCGATCGACGGGAAGCTGTTCTACGACGAGAAGCTGAACGTCGGCTACCGCGAGTGGCTGCGCCGCGCGGCCCTCGGCGGCCCGGCCCCGGCCATCCCGTTCGGTCACGGCCTCGGCTACACCGAGTGGGAGCTCGGCGAGGCGACCCTCGACGGCCACGCGGTCAGTGTCCCGGTCACGAACGTGGGCGACCGCGCGGGCAAGCAGGTCGTGCAGGTATACCTGTCGCGGGTGTCCCCGTCGGAGATCGAGCGCCCGGTGCTCTGGCTGGCCGGCTACGCGCTGATCCGCGCGGAGGCGGGGGAGGCCGCGGTCGCGACGGTCGAACTGGAGCCGCGCTCGCTGCAGTACTGGTCGGTGGACGACCACGCCTGGCGCACCGAGCCCGGCGAGTACGCCGTGCAGGTCGGCACGTCGGTCGCCACGCTCGGGGAGCCTATTCGGTTCACCGTGTGAGTCGGGGGCGGCTGTGCGCCGTCCGAAGCGAGACCCGCCCCCTCGGCCGTGACTTTCCGGCCGAGGGGGCGCACCATTTTCCACTCCTGGAACGGTGTGAACCTTGGGGTGATCATCGAGCCGGCCGCCCGGCCCGCGTCCGTATGACGCACGGGAGTCCCGTGTCCCCTGCTGCCAGCGATTCTCAGGCAGGGCGCGCCTCAGGCCGTCGCCGATGCACGCATGGCCCACGGCCCGATCGCTGCCTTCCCCTCGCCGGCGTCCGGTTGGGTAGAACGACGCGTCTTCGCGTGAGACGGATCACCTCCGTCCGGCCGTGAATTCGCGTTGCCTCGGCTGATGCGGGAGGGGTGCACATGCGGGTGGTTCGAGCGGCGAGCGCTGTGCTGCTGGGGGTTGTCCTGGTCGGCGGCCTGACGGCGTGTTCGGTGATCCGAGACCGCATCGCGCCGCCGGACCCGCCCGTCAAGGAACAGCAGCGAGCGTCCGCGCTCTACTTCCGCGACGAGTACCAACCGAACGTCGAGAAGGTCCGGTTCACCCGGGACGGCAGTCGGCCAGGTTTCGGCGCGTCGTGGTGTGTGAATGCCGTGGCAACGGTAGAGGGCGTGGAGTACGAGGTGATCATCGGCCCAGCCACCGGCCCAGGTTTTGTTGGAGATAACGGCATGCCGCCCGAAGCTCCGTTGACGCCTCCGCCGTACGTCCCGTTGACGGTGGTCTATAGCGACGGAACGTCGGAGGTGATCGAGTGACGAACGCCGTAATTCGGATGAAGAGGGCGCATCGCGCGAGTGGAATGCCCGTGGGAGTAATTCGAGCGGTGAGCACCGTCCTGCTAGCCGCTGCGCTGATGGTTGGGCTGACTGCCTGCTCACTGATAGGAGATCGCCTCATGACACCAGACCCGCCAGTCAAAGAACAGCAGCGAGCATCCGCGCTCTACTTCCGCGACGAGTATCAACCGAACGTCGAGAAGGTCCGATTCACACAGGACGGGGACCGCCCAGGGCTCGGTGCGGCGTGGAGCGTCAACGCGATCGCGACCATCGCTGGCAGTGACTATTACGTCATCATCGGGCCGGGCCGCGGTGTGGGTTGGGTCGGAGGTACCGGTATCCCGCCCGAAGCGCCGACTCCGTCTCCGCACATTCCTCTAACAGTGATCTATAGCGACGGGATGTCGGAGGTGATCGAGTGACGACCGCCGAAGAGCAAATGGGCCTTGCGAATGAGGCGTACGAGGTCGATCCCCTGCGCCGAAACCCGCCATATACGACCGGCGAGAGCATGACCGTCGGTAAGGGCGACCACAAGCAGCAATACCAAGTGATCGACACCCAGAACCACCCCGCCAACGGCTTCCAGGCCATGGCAGTCGCGCCGCTCGTGGACGGTATCCCCGACCTCTCCCACATCGTGATCTCGTACGCGGGCACGAATCCGAACCACCGCGCCGACGTGGTGGAGGACATCGTGACGATCGTCGGTGGGACGCAGGGCCCGCTGAGTCAGGTGGCCGATGCAAAGCAATTCGCAGATCACGTGCGGCAGGCGCATCCCGGCTCGTCCATCTCGACCGCCGGGCACTCGCTGGGCGGGTTCCTCGCCTTGCTGGTGGCTGCCGAGAACGGCTGGGATGGAGCGTCGTTCAACGGGCCGGACCCGTGGGAGTGGCTGTCTCCAGAGGCGAAGAAACAGGTGGAGGCCGACATCCGAGCCGGCCGCGACCGGCTGACCAACTACGTGATCGAGTGGGACCTGATCGGCAACCTCTACGCCCACCGGACCGGGGCAACGGTTTTCGCGACCGACAAGCCGGGCCGCTCCGAATTGGACTATCACAACATCGGGGAGAAGAGCGCGTTCCGGTTCGCTCGGGATGGGTCCGTCGAGGATGCCGGCGCGAAGGGTCGCCGCCTCGAGGACATCCTCGGGAACCTGATGGATTCGTTCCTCCCCGGGGCGTCCGAGGCCGTCTCTCCACTGCTGCAGGGGCTGGCGGGCATCACGCGCAACCCCGCCGCTATGAACTCGCTGGCGAAGAACGCGTCCGGGGCTCTGGTCGCAGTCGCCTCAATCGCGGCCCTCGGTCTCGCGGCGAGCATCGGCGGCACCGCGACGGCGCTGATCGAGATCAAGTCGGCCAACGGACGAATCATCCCGCGGATGGAGGACGCGTTGCTGGCGGCGAAGAACGCCGCCGCGTTCCTGCCGACGATCACCGCCTACGACATCGAGCGCTGCGTGGATCGGCACCGCCTGCACGTCCACCAGAACGTCGACCTGGATGCCGTGCGGACCGTCGATGAGCGGGTGGACCGCCATCTCGTCCGCGTCGGCCAGCTCAGCCAGGGCATCTCCCAGACCGTGCGCAACACCCTGCACCAGGACGCGCAGTGGGCACTCACTTTCGGACTCGGCGGTTAGGAAGGAGACTCAGCATGGATCCCGCCGACTTCGTGCAGGAGCTCTTCGAGGGTGTCAACCGTGAGATACAGACCGGTGTCCACGAGGTCCAGGACTGGATCGAGGCGCAGGTCCATGGCGCGGCGGTCCAGCTCCTGGACAGCCTGATGCCGCCGATCGTCCACGCCGGCAACGCCGCGGTGAAGGTCGGCGAATCCGCGATCGTGCTGCCGGCGAGCACCGGCATCGGGCTCACCCTCGGCAGCGCGGATCTCGGCAACACGGTCCTCGCGGGCGCCGTCGCAGACACGGTGCAGCGCGGTATCGACGAGTTGAAGGCTGAGGGCGACTACGCCCAGGGGGTGAACGGCATCGCATGGTGACCTACCGAACGCTGGCCGAGCTGGAGGACGCGCACGACCAGGAGCGCCGGACCGCACAGCGAAGAATCGAGTCGGCCGACCACTACCTCGACCTCTACCGCTCCAGAATGTTCCAGCTGCGCGAGACCTTCTACACTCTCGGCGCGCGGGAAGGCGTGGCCGACGACCCGGGCTTCCGGAAGGAACTCCAGCGCGTCTCGGACACCGCCGATGAGAACGTCGCGCACGCAGGCCGCAGGATCGGCGAGCTCGAAGAAGAGTATTCCGCCATGCTCCGGGAGCACGACGAGCAACGGGACTGCGTCCTGGCGGAGCGCGGCGACACCGACTGACACCGCTCGGATCGCTCGTCGCGGAGAGCGAGCCTCAGCGAGCCCGGCTGACGCCTCACAATACGCGTTGCTTTGTTCACGACTATGTTCTATGGTTTATTTACTCCTGAACAAAGGCAGGCAATGGCGCTCTCTCCCCTCTCCCGCACCGATGTGAATCGCACGGCGATCCTCGCCCACCTCGGCGCGCACGGCCCGGCTTCGCGAGCCGATCTCGCCCGCAAGCTCGGCGTCTCCCCGGCGCTCGTCACCCAGCTCACGCGCGACCTCCTCGCCGACGGCCTCCTGGAGGAGCTCGACCACGCCAGCTCGGGAGGTGGCCGCCCCGCCCGCATGCTCGGCCTGGTCTCGCGCACCGCGTCCTCCATCGGTGTCAAGGTCGCACCCGATCACATCGCGTTCGTGGAAGTCGGCATCGACGGGGCCGTGCTCCGCTCCGCGACAGAGGACTTCGACGCCGTCTCGCCGTTCGCCGCCTCCGGCCTGGTCGAGCGGCTCCGCGTCTTCATCGCCGCCGGCGACGACACCCGCATCCTCGGCGTCGGCGTCGGCCTCCCCGGGACGGTGCTCGAGCAGGGGGTCGGCGTGGTCGACTCCACCCAGCTGCGCTGGAACCAGGTGCCGCTCGGCGCGACCCTGCGACGGGCACTAGACCTCCCGGTCGTCGTCGAGAACAACGTGAACGCCCTGAGCGTGGCCGAGAAGCTGTTCGGCCAGGGGCGCGACTGCCAGGACTTCCTCGTCGTCACGATCGGAAACGGCGTCGGCGCCGGCGTCGTCGCGGGCGGGACCATCCTCCGCGGCCGCGCGGGCGGCGCCGGCGACATGGGCCACGTGCCCGTGGTCGAGGACGGCCCGCTCTGCCAGTGCGGCAACCACGGCTGCCTGGAGGCCGTCGTCGGCCAGGGCGCGCTCGTGGCCGCGGGCCGGGAGGCCGGAGTCCTCAGCGCGACCGACGGCATCGACGCGTTGCGTTCCGCCGCCGACGCCGGCGACGAGCGCGCCACCCGCATCTTCGCCGACGCCGGCCGGGTCTTCGGGCGGGCGCTCGCCGGGGTCGTCAACGTCCTCGATCCTGAGCTCGTCGTCCTGCTCGGCGAAGGCGTCGAAGCGTGGGCGCACTGGGCGGGGACGTTCGAGCCTGCGCTGCGCGCCTCCCTCGTCCCCGGCAAGCGCGGCGTCGCCGTGGCCGTCGAG is a window from the Leifsonia shinshuensis genome containing:
- a CDS encoding beta-glucosidase family protein; this translates as MTDTTTATDVADEFLDGLLGSLTLEQKVRLLTGASFWTLHDEPQVGLETIVVSDGPAGVRGQLWDERDSSASLPSPTSLAASWDVERVHRLGQLIAAEARRKGVGVALGPTVNIQRSPRGGRHFEAYSEDPWLSGVVGTAFVKGVQSCGVGATPKHYVANDSETDRMTVDVQVDERTLREVYLAPFERMVVEGGAWLVMSSYNSVNGVTMTENDLLRAPLKEEWGFDGVVVSDWMGVRDTVAAGGSAQDLAMPGPDGVWGDALVQAVQAGQVDEAAIDEKVRRILRLAGRLGALDGVEAATPLAEPWPQERIDALLREAAADGMVLVRNEGVLPLDPAAAPTVAVVGEHARVARTQGGGSATVFPDHVVTPFDGLVEAYGAERVRYAAGVKSSESVLPIDARVATDPVTGEPGVHVRFLAEDSAVLLDEHRASGKLVWLGDPILGETAVVEATAEFTAPEDGEYSVGFAGLGLFRFEVDGELKSDGLFFPEGTDPFMAFLNPPKQSFPVDLKAGQSVSLRLEHRPQQQAGLAAVMFTFGYEEPFSDPEAELTRAVELAAASDVAVVVVGTTETLESEGFDRTGLRLPDGQDELVRRVLAVNPRTVVVVNSGGPVILPWLEEAPAVLLTWFPGQETGGALADVLSGAREPGGRIPTTWAADEEDVPVWQVEPIDGKLFYDEKLNVGYREWLRRAALGGPAPAIPFGHGLGYTEWELGEATLDGHAVSVPVTNVGDRAGKQVVQVYLSRVSPSEIERPVLWLAGYALIRAEAGEAAVATVELEPRSLQYWSVDDHAWRTEPGEYAVQVGTSVATLGEPIRFTV
- a CDS encoding ROK family transcriptional regulator, yielding MALSPLSRTDVNRTAILAHLGAHGPASRADLARKLGVSPALVTQLTRDLLADGLLEELDHASSGGGRPARMLGLVSRTASSIGVKVAPDHIAFVEVGIDGAVLRSATEDFDAVSPFAASGLVERLRVFIAAGDDTRILGVGVGLPGTVLEQGVGVVDSTQLRWNQVPLGATLRRALDLPVVVENNVNALSVAEKLFGQGRDCQDFLVVTIGNGVGAGVVAGGTILRGRAGGAGDMGHVPVVEDGPLCQCGNHGCLEAVVGQGALVAAGREAGVLSATDGIDALRSAADAGDERATRIFADAGRVFGRALAGVVNVLDPELVVLLGEGVEAWAHWAGTFEPALRASLVPGKRGVAVAVESWQDDRWAQGAAALVLATPFDSDGVAGEQGRLVRERLVSTAGGR